TTAAATCAAGTTTTTGACAGATTAAggaaagcaaatctgacattaaAACCTTCAAAATGCCATTTTGGTGTTTCCAAAGTCAAATATCTTGGTCATATTCTTTCTAAAAATGGAATTCAAGTTGACGAAGCCAAAATTGAATTAGTTAAAGAACATCCAATCCCTAAAACTCAACAACATGTTAGACAATTCCTAGGATTGTGTAATTATTATagaaaatttgtgaaaaattacTCTAAAATTGCAGTTCCAATGAATTCTCTATTACAAAAAGATAAGCCATTTTTATGGACTGCTGAATgccaaaaatcatttgaaactcTTCAAAATGCTCTTACTACAGCTCCAATTTTGGCCTTCCCTGATCTATCAAAATCATTTACCTTGACATGTGATGCCTCAGGGTCTGCTATTGGGTATATTTTAGGAcaagttgatgaaaataaacgtGAACGTGTTATTTCATATGGTGGGAGAgctttgaaaaatgaagaaaaaaattggacTATTAGTGAAAAAGAATGTTTGGCAGTTTTAGAAGggataaaacaacataaagtttatttattaaacaataaatttactgttttcaCAGACCATAAGGCATTAATATGGCTTCACAAATCAAAAGATACAAATTCAAAACTAGGTCGTTGGGCTTTACAATTACaggattttgattttgaaattatttataaagaagGGAAAAATAATCAGAATGCTGATGCAATTTCTAGAATTCCATACCCACCCCAATCCCCTGAACCAAAGGACACGAATGAGCAAGATAATAATGACTTAGGAGAAAATCCTTATCCCATTATTAATTCAATGTCACAAAAATGTTCTCAAAatgaaaatcagaaaattaGTGATGGATACATTGAAATGAGATTTGAATATGGACATGATGATCCAATAGTTGCTTCaattgttgaaaataaacttgATAATTTATCAGATGTTGCAAAATTACAAAGAGAATGCCCAGAATTAACTGACATCAttacatttttagaaaatggcACCTTACCAAAAGATGAAAAGAAAGctaaaactgtttattttgataaagaTAACTATAGACTTGGCCAAGATGGTGAATTAATTCATCAATGGTGGCCTAGAACTAAGGGTGTACCTAGAATAGAAGCAATGATAGAACAATTAGTTTTGCCTAAAATATTAAGGGAGGATGCTTTATTATCCTATCATGACTGTAAAGCTGGAGGTGGCCATGCAGGTATTAAGAAAACTTATGCTGCTTTACATCTGAAATATTATTGGCCAGGAATGTATCAACAAGTTTACTCTTATGTAATATCTTGTGATAAATGTCAAAGAGCAAAGAGGCCAGCACATAAACAACCAGCTCCCCTTATGCCATTGCCCGTAACTGATACTTTTGATCGTTGGCATATGGATATTTTGACTACACTTCCTACTACAAAAGAAGgctataaacatattttattgatagttgatagtttttcaaaatggtcagaGGCATTCCCCCTTAAAACTCAAGAAGCTACAGAAATAGCCCATATTCTTTACAATCAGGTGTTCACAAGATTTGGTTGCCCAGCTAGCCTGACAAGTGATAGAGGTCAAAATTTTTGCTCAAAACTTATTCAAGCCTTGTGTGAACTTTTTCAAGTTACCCGACACCATACTAGTTCATATCATCCCCAATCAAACTCAACATGTGAACGTATGAACAGTACTATAGGTCAAATTCTAAGAACTTACTGtgatcaaaatcaaatgaattggGCAGACTTAATCCCTAGTGTTATGATGGCTATAAGAATGTCACCAAATACTGAATCTACAGGATTCTCCCCTTATCATATGGTTTTTggaaaggaaatgaatattccTTTTGATATTTCTGTACTTCCAAAAGACAACATGTCTAAATCTGCAAAGGAACATTTGCATCAATTGATAGATCACttgaaaatagttaaaaaagttTGTAagcaaaacttacaaaaatcTCAAGAAAAATCCAAACAGTACTATGACAAACGGTCAAAGGAACCAAATTTTGGAGTAGGTGATAGGGTCCTGCTTCAATGTATGAAAGTTCCAAAAGGACTTTCACCAAAATTACATGCAAAATGGATAGGACCATATTACATTACGAATGTAGGTCAAAATAATACTTATAAGCTAAGAAGAATGTCAGATCATAAAATTGTTAAGTCCAGAATCCATGCAAATAGGATAAAACCATATGAAGACCCAAGAAATGTTAGGGAACCAGTTAGACAATTGCAAAATAATGATGATTTAAATGATAACAGTTCTCAAAATGATGATAGCATAGACATAGACAAAAATGATGATGAAACTCAATTGCCAAATAATGTAGATGATCCAAATTTAGGGCAAGATAACCAAAATGATATTGATGACAATGATCAAACACAAAGTGAAACTGATAATGACAGTGAATTTTTAGCAGAAAAATTAGTTgccaaaaagaaaagaaatggtaaaaattattatagagTTAAGTGGGTTGGTTATAAAAAGACCACATGGGTCGCAGAAGAAGATATAGGTGAAGGCTTACTAGTagaattttatacaaaatacacTAAAAGTggcaaattaagaaaaaagaaacaaagcaGTTGTTTTACAAAAGCAAATatggaataaataaaaataggatgtatataaaaaaaaaaatagcaaatgaaAATAAGCTATATATGGCATAAATAGAATATGATGTATAATTATAAAGGATAAAAGCAAATAAATGGAAATATGAAGTAACTCGAGAAATGAATTGCAATTTACTAGCAAgtagttaaaaataataaaaagaaaaaaataccatcTCAATATTGTGAATAAAAGCATAAgatttgaaattgataataatTATGTGCGCACATAAATATCAAGAATAATAAGAAACCAGTATAATATTAAagcaattaaataaaaagaataaaaagaaaaacatcttaatgatttgataaatcaaccttattatatttgaatgtaAAATGCCTTATTCTAATGTGTGTTATAACTTCAATAACAACTTAATTGCtcacatatatataacaaagtaATTTGAACTAGTTAAAACCATAAGAATTTAAGTTCCTTAAATTAGTGCTAAATGAAGTGTACAATTCATTATAACTTGGCtttaacaaactttaaattATATGTTGTAGGTGACCAGACAGGTACTACCAAGCTTTAGACCATTTGTTACAACATTGAAAGTTATTTTCATGCTGGCAGTTCTTTTGAACATACCTCAATCTAAGGCAAATTCAATATTACGGTTGAACTATGGAATCCTATTTGAAAAACAAGCTAATGTGCATTTTAGCAATGATGTATGGATGCATACATTTCAAATAAGATTACCTGTTAAAAAAGGGATGAAATTGATTAGTCCCTGTAAAGGAAAAGACTTTTGCGAAAATTTTAATAAGCTAGCAAATGAATTGAATATACTCCAACTGCAAACAACAAGAGAACTTAACCAAACAATAACCACTTTGAAGAACATTATTCCAActaaaagcaaaaataataataggaAAAAGAAGGCAATCTTAGGATTTATTGGAGAATTATCGAAATCAATATTTGGTACAGCTACTGTTTCTGATGTAAAACTCCTAGCTCAGCATATCAATGTCCTAACAACAAGAACTGTAAAATTGACCAAAGAAATGGCTATTCACTCAGATCACCAGTCTTCATTTAtgtcaataataaataaaagaatttcaaacattgttAATGAAATGAAAGACACTCATGATGAAATAGatttgttacaaaatgttataaGAAATAACACAAAGGCACttgagaaattattttttactatatCTAACACAATTTTAAATACGATTACTCTAAATACAGAAGTTAAacacaaattaaatgatttgaaactaGGAATTTTCAGTTTAGTTGAAGGAAAATTATCCCCCTTGTTGATTAAACCAGCAACTTTAAGAAAATCTTTGAAACAAATTGAAATGCAATTGCATCAAAAATATCCAGGATTTTATATtgttcaaaaaaatataaactattaTTATTCATCCCAAAATTTTGTATACTCCAAAAAAGGatcagatatttttattatgataaaaatcCCAATAGcatataaaatggcaaaatttgaattattttcagTCACTGCTCTTCCAGTCCCAGTAAACACATCCTTGCATGCTACCCAATTAATGGATGCCCCTGAATACTTAGCTTTGTCCAATGATAAGAAGACATATTTACCCCTTACAAGTCAGCAAATCATGAAATGCAAGaattacaataacaatatgtattGTCCATTATTACAATCATTTTCTGGAAGTGTAGATTCATGCATAGTATCtatttttaataatgataaaGATAAAGTACAGTCATTGTGtgattttagatttttacacaacaaaataatgccaaaaattatgtatttgaACTCTTCTGcaatagttatatataaaattccaCAAATTTCAATAGATTGTTCAGGAAAACAAATTTTTCATGAAGGTTGTGATTTTTGCATTATGAATATTCCTTGTCAATGTTCAATTGCCACAAAATTATTAAGTTATCCACCTTCAATTACTTCATGCAAAAGGTCAAATAATATTACAGTTGTCCATCCCATAAATCTAGCATTGCTACAACAATTTTTTACTGCAAAACAATTGATAGAAATAAATGGTAGTTCTACATTCGTAGAAAAGATGAGTATTAATGTTCcagactttaaaatttataatcattcatattcttcatttttggtaaAAGATCAACAAGACCATCTTAGTTTAAAGAAAATGGCTAAAGTTGCTAAAAAGGAAGGaattatttttcaagatttgGCAGAGCCTTTATTAGATGGTCAGATAGATATAGAAAATAATTGGCCAAATCTTAATGGTACACTTGGTTTAATTGGAACTTCTTTAGCCAGCATTACATTTATTTACTGtatttggtcatttttcaaaattagaacattaacaacaacaattttgattttagaaagAACTATTAATGCTCATTCTGCTTCCATaccatcttttatttttaaaccagAAACCACAACCACTAGCTCTGTGATATCTCACATGTTTGATCAGGAATTTAATATGAATCATATTTTAGTAATTATAATTGgtattttgattatatttattggacttatattatttaaaagaagaaaatcaaaatcacacTTTACATATTTAATGATGGAAATTACAACTGGAACTTCTTGTCTTCAAGTTCCCCTTATTAAGATGCCACTATGTCCTGCTTATTGGGAAATTAGTATGCCCCCTTCTGTAGAGTCACTAGAGGTTGTTGGTACTTTTCAACCAACTTTATTAATTAAATGGGATGAATTTttgatcaaaaacaaaataaatgaaaaatcattAACTGTTCCTAAGATGATCAGATTGCCACTCTTTCAAAGTTTACaactaaaacaaattttgaaacaacCATACTGTGTGTATATACTTCTAGTCCATCAAAAcctatttaaagttttaaatcacgAATAAGGTCTTTTTTGCCTGACGAATTTTCtaccttaaatttttttttctctctcaatattGTTAAGTTATAAGTGATATAGGACATCAAAGCATGACTTGTGCCGTGGATATTCAAAAGGACATCGAAGGAATCAACAATATTTCGGACAACAACAATATAGAATTCGTACATAATGGAGGACACCGTGtgctatttcataaaattatcatGGATTATGTGATCACAGATTTTCAGCATTGTGAATTTATCAATATATGGAAAAAAGTGAATTTGTGATGAGATAACAAAAAGTGAATTTGTGATGTGATAACAAAAAGTGAAAAGGTGAATGTCACCATACTATACAAAAGGATTATTAAgtgtttatattaataaaaatgaaatacaaattgcATGAATGATTTACTCTAAccaaacaaaaatgatattatattcTAAATTCATCCCAAGATAACTAGTTGAATCCTTAACAAATCTTGTATTAGGTATATTTatagtaatatttttgtttgctcCTTGCATGCTTAATTAACAAATACACTTATGATCATTTATTAATCcaaatttgtatgtatattttaatattatatagtcctttaatttcttttattattattactattattttttttgtttgtttctatagaTGTTCAACCACACATATTTCTTCTCTTCAAGTCGgggaaaatgttttaaagaacACATAAGATGCAAAGAAATTTTTGTTAAGCCAGGAGCTAAATTAGAAGAACTAGCAAATTTTGCTTACCAAAGACTGCATGCAGTTCAACAACCcaaaatagtttatataatgGCAGGGATACCAGATATCTGCACCAAAACTAAAGCCCCAGCATACGAAGAAAGTTTTTACAATTTAGAGGACAATGATAAATTATTaactatgaaaaatattttcagtcaaacaagaacaaaattagaatCCATCAATTGTAAGGTTGTTTTTGTAACCATAACCACCATGAGTTTTCATGACTGGAATTTACATAGACTTAAATGtcataaaacatcaaaattattatatttaactcAATATGTTGACATGCAAAATCAACTCAATTCAGTTCTTCACCAGCTGAACAAATTCATAACAGCTTCAAATGAAGATAATGATGTAGTTACACCATTTCTTCATACTTATGTACATAAAATTATGGGAGAAAGACATTATTATAGCTACTCAAAATTGGTTGATGGTGTCCATCCATCTGCAGCCTTAGCAGAAAAATGgcgaaaatatttaaaaagaattatgaaGATCAATGAAAGACTTTTAATGGAATAATCAAAATTATAGTGGAAGCATCTATAGAAcaaacattgtatatatttcatttataaatattatgtattttttttaacacatatgCATAGATAAAACTTTGTAGGAACAAAGTCTTCAGTTCCATAGGGTTATATAGTGAaggaaaaatagacaaaatatggaaattttatatttccattaaaagaaagagaaagaatgcttaatttgaataaaaggaaatattatagattttataagaaagtaaaattataatggttaatttataaagaaagttCATACTAGaagaattgaataaaattaatgtaaCCCTATAGATTGGATTTATGTTGaagaatataattttaaatattaactaaAGTTGGAAACTTGTAAATAgaattaaaagttaattatATACTTTcacagatattttgtatatagtaTTACGTAAAGTTTTATATCAAAGAGCATGTTAATTAAGTCTCTTTTGTAAGTATTGGATGTCAAATACTTTTAACTAATAAAGACTTTTTATAAAGTAAATAGACAAATCCTAGTAAAAGATGTCAATTGTATTTGGGAAGTATTTAGATTTAAAGGAACAAAGGGAATTATTTATCTTCTTTGTTTATAGGTAAAAGTTCGATAATCCGTTTTACTAGGGACGCTAAGAATTAAGTCAAATTGATTGACAAAAGCTTAAATGGTCAGCAGGTAATTGATGACCAATGAAATAAATTATGGGAagtcttttaaattattatttggcaTTTCATTGGAGAAAATAGAAGAAGTTCTTAAATCCAAAGGTCATGTGACTAAAATTTCGAATATCCAAAATTATGTTTTAGCGTCACTTGATCTTTGGaacctgaaaataaaacatcattttacaGAACTTCTG
This is a stretch of genomic DNA from Mytilus trossulus isolate FHL-02 chromosome 6, PNRI_Mtr1.1.1.hap1, whole genome shotgun sequence. It encodes these proteins:
- the LOC134721030 gene encoding uncharacterized protein LOC134721030 isoform X1, with translation MSKPSNYLLRSAGLIPEETAEELLVVDLAAEQNIPVRINMPGEEVTRQVLPSFRPFVTTLKVIFMLAVLLNIPQSKANSILRLNYGILFEKQANVHFSNDVWMHTFQIRLPVKKGMKLISPCKGKDFCENFNKLANELNILQLQTTRELNQTITTLKNIIPTKSKNNNRKKKAILGFIGELSKSIFGTATVSDVKLLAQHINVLTTRTVKLTKEMAIHSDHQSSFMSIINKRISNIVNEMKDTHDEIDLLQNVIRNNTKALEKLFFTISNTILNTITLNTEVKHKLNDLKLGIFSLVEGKLSPLLIKPATLRKSLKQIEMQLHQKYPGFYIVQKNINYYYSSQNFVYSKKGSDIFIMIKIPIAYKMAKFELFSVTALPVPVNTSLHATQLMDAPEYLALSNDKKTYLPLTSQQIMKCKNYNNNMYCPLLQSFSGSVDSCIVSIFNNDKDKVQSLCDFRFLHNKIMPKIMYLNSSAIVIYKIPQISIDCSGKQIFHEGCDFCIMNIPCQCSIATKLLSYPPSITSCKRSNNITVVHPINLALLQQFFTAKQLIEINGSSTFVEKMSINVPDFKIYNHSYSSFLVKDQQDHLSLKKMAKVAKKEGIIFQDLAEPLLDGQIDIENNWPNLNGTLGLIGTSLASITFIYCIWSFFKIRTLTTTILILERTINAHSASIPSFIFKPETTTTSSVISHMFDQEFNMNHILVIIIGILIIFIGLILFKRRKSKSHFTYLMMEITTGTSCLQVPLIKMPLCPAYWEISMPPSVESLEVVGTFQPTLLIKWDEFLIKNKINEKSLTVPKMIRLPLFQSLQLKQILKQPYCVYILLVHQNLFKVLNHE
- the LOC134721030 gene encoding uncharacterized protein LOC134721030 isoform X2: MLAVLLNIPQSKANSILRLNYGILFEKQANVHFSNDVWMHTFQIRLPVKKGMKLISPCKGKDFCENFNKLANELNILQLQTTRELNQTITTLKNIIPTKSKNNNRKKKAILGFIGELSKSIFGTATVSDVKLLAQHINVLTTRTVKLTKEMAIHSDHQSSFMSIINKRISNIVNEMKDTHDEIDLLQNVIRNNTKALEKLFFTISNTILNTITLNTEVKHKLNDLKLGIFSLVEGKLSPLLIKPATLRKSLKQIEMQLHQKYPGFYIVQKNINYYYSSQNFVYSKKGSDIFIMIKIPIAYKMAKFELFSVTALPVPVNTSLHATQLMDAPEYLALSNDKKTYLPLTSQQIMKCKNYNNNMYCPLLQSFSGSVDSCIVSIFNNDKDKVQSLCDFRFLHNKIMPKIMYLNSSAIVIYKIPQISIDCSGKQIFHEGCDFCIMNIPCQCSIATKLLSYPPSITSCKRSNNITVVHPINLALLQQFFTAKQLIEINGSSTFVEKMSINVPDFKIYNHSYSSFLVKDQQDHLSLKKMAKVAKKEGIIFQDLAEPLLDGQIDIENNWPNLNGTLGLIGTSLASITFIYCIWSFFKIRTLTTTILILERTINAHSASIPSFIFKPETTTTSSVISHMFDQEFNMNHILVIIIGILIIFIGLILFKRRKSKSHFTYLMMEITTGTSCLQVPLIKMPLCPAYWEISMPPSVESLEVVGTFQPTLLIKWDEFLIKNKINEKSLTVPKMIRLPLFQSLQLKQILKQPYCVYILLVHQNLFKVLNHE
- the LOC134721030 gene encoding uncharacterized protein LOC134721030 isoform X3; amino-acid sequence: MSKPSNYLLRSAGLIPEETAEELLVVDLAAEQNIPVRINMPGEEMFNHTYFFSSSRGKCFKEHIRCKEIFVKPGAKLEELANFAYQRLHAVQQPKIVYIMAGIPDICTKTKAPAYEESFYNLEDNDKLLTMKNIFSQTRTKLESINCKVVFVTITTMSFHDWNLHRLKCHKTSKLLYLTQYVDMQNQLNSVLHQLNKFITASNEDNDVVTPFLHTYVHKIMGERHYYSYSKLVDGVHPSAALAEKWRKYLKRIMKINERLLME